One Rhododendron vialii isolate Sample 1 chromosome 2a, ASM3025357v1 genomic region harbors:
- the LOC131316122 gene encoding uncharacterized protein LOC131316122, with protein MKKTPFWKIFKSIIENKLTSAHCRKSDKIIVKIINAYDPDTGGFTLGGKTIRITRDDIFSIFGITGGSEKASFKYGSREGVEMVRRGFIEAERLSSSSLKELVKQYVVKNNKAGRQDFVWLLCAYLLHSLFFPAETTVKWVYLERVEDLERLRNYDWCGAILDELMTSIRQHHDDPRRVSRCVVVLLYWLCEHTNLVKPLNTEESLGIIKWRTMDLVNAFREIALNELESDQVVSWQQNVHDTNMVSGNIDNGDAGMSREKIGNEWRNGSAKYGNGTQCSKRKHALVIGKKGDSARMIRNQDSVHTVEDFLKQGSLHMEYGVEIASRISYIRDSGPSVEYISNPTEHDQNSSVIGELRDQIANMKDHMKQIEEIHAREIAIKDKKIESLDETVLVLLSENSKLWDQLTETAVHEVTQKYRPMTPEEQERSMITRLKARMRKDTEKEDYEYGQKHKRHTSESSKVDAEVDPKGVIDVDNFIAGPEKGPFKPKPIRNLRTNAVHRLLSSEEKAKIKKMWDEAYSSTIIWSGTVVGCSVFVEDIRQLIVDSAISGNVIDAYVEILSTEQGSVADQMQGDCTQGTNKTVYVFTCSFLTMLGCKCPIERKKILERMMPQTASYRYLMFPIHFGYHWTLLVLDNEEGSWKFYNSMRERTEVDAHYKAAEQLKNQVESYWKSTRDGLLTTQDCEPIVTVQDSPQQEDSSLDCGVIVCYIIRQYYRDEEIAPILRKAACHKIRSEIVKAFLSGAGHLWS; from the exons ATGAAGAAAACTCCATTCTGGAAGATTTTCAAGTCCATTATTGAGAACAAGTTGACATCCGCGCATTGTCGAAAAAGCGACAAAATTATTGTCAAGATCATCAACGCATATGATCCAGACACTGGTGGGTTTACATTGGGAGGCAAGACTATTAGGATAACACGAGATGACATATTTAGTATATTTGGCATAACAGGGGGTTCTGAAAAGGCCAGTTTCAAGTATGGATCCAGAGAAGGAGTTGAAATGGTGAGAAGAGGTTTTATCGAAGCAGAACGTTTATCGAGTTCATCGCTAAAGGAACTTGTGAAACAGTATGTGGTTAAAAACAACAAGGCCGGAAGGCAAGATTTTGTATGGCTACTGTGTGCCTACCTATTACATAGTCTTTTTTTCCCCGCCGAGACAACTGTGAAATGGGTATATTTGGAACGTGTTGAGGACTTGGAACGATTACGAAACTATGATTGGTGTGGGGCGATTCTGGATGAACTAATGACATCAATAAGACAGCATCATGATGACCCAAGGAGGGTGTCAAGGTGTGTCGTGGTTCTTCTG TACTGGCTATGCGAGCACACCAATCTAGTGAAGCCCCTCAATACCGAAGAATCACTGGGTATAATTAAGTGGAGGACGATGGATTTGGTAAATGCGTTTAGGGAAATAGCACTCAATGAGCTTGAATCTGATCAA GTGGTTTCATGGCAACAAAATGTTCATGATACCAATATGGTTTCTGGGAACATAGACAATGGCGATGCTGGAATGTCGAGGGAAAAGATTGGAAATGAGTGGAGAAATGGTTCAGCAAAGTATGGTAATGGGACTCAATGTAGTAAGCGTAAACATGCATTGGTGATCGGTAAAAAGGGGGATTCAGCGAGAATGATAAGGAATCAGGACAGTGTGCACACGGTGGAGGATTTCTTGAAACAGGGCAGTTTGCACATGGAATATGGTGTTGAAATTGCATCACGGATCAGTTATATTCGGGACAGTGGCCCTAGTGTTGAATACATCAGTAATCCAACAGAACATGATCAGAATTCAAGTGTAATTGGTGAGCTCCGTGACCAAATAGCGAATATGAAGGACCATATGAAACAGATTGAGGAGATACATGCGAGAGAAATTGCAATCAAGGACAAGAAGATTGAAAGCTTGGATGAAACTGTTTTGGTCCTACTGAGTGAAAACAGTAAACTATGGGATCAACTTACGGAGACAGCGGTACACGAAGTGACGCAGAAATACAGACCCATGACACCGGAGGAGCAAGAGCGTTCTATGATTACCCGTCTGAAAGCAAGGATGAGGAAGGACACCGAAAAAGAGGACTACGAGTATGGACAGAAACATAAGAGACACACATCAGAATCGTCAAAAGTAGATGCAGAAGTCGACCCCAAAGGAGTGATCGATGTTGATAATTTTATCGCAGGGCCAGAAAAGGGACCTTTTAAGCCTAAACCGATTAGAAACCTTAGGACAAACGCAGTGCATCGTCTACTCTCGAGCGAGGAGAAAgctaagattaaaaaaatgtgGGATGAAGCCTATAGTAG CACGATTATATGGTCAGGGACCGTTGTGGGATGTTCCGTGTTTGTTGAAGATATCCGTCAACTCATTGTTGATTCTGCGATATCAGGGAAT GTTATTGATGCATATGTGGAGATTCTATCAACTGAGCAAGGTAGTGTGGCAGATCAGATGCAGGGTGATTGCACACAAGGGACGAACAAGACGGTTTATGTATTCACGTGCAGTTTTTTG ACAATGCTAGGGTGTAAGTGTCCTATAGAACGcaaaaaaatacttgaaagaATGATGCCGCAAACGGCTTCTTACCGATACTTGATGTTTCCAATCCACTTTGGTTATCATTGGACATTACTTGTCCTCGACAATGAAGAGGGGAGCTGGAAGTTTTACAATTCTATGAGGGAAAGAACCGAGGTGGATGCCCACTATAAGGCAGCGGAACAACTG AAAAATCAAGTGGAAAGTTATTGGAAAAGCACTAGAGATGGGTTGCTAACAACCCAGGATTGCGAACCCATAGTGACAGTCCAAGACAGTCCCCAACAGGAAGATAGCAG cCTCGATTGCGGTGTTATTGTGTGTTATATCATCCGGCAATACTATCGAGACGAAGAAATCGCGCCGATCCTAAGGAAAGCAGCATGTCATAAAATCCGGTCTGAAATAGTTAAAGCATTCCTAAGTGGTGCAGGCCATTTGTGGAGTTAG
- the LOC131317136 gene encoding uncharacterized protein LOC131317136 — MVDDGFSPYLTPMSVSSSSSLFILILVLLHPRPSSSSFLKQGWPTGNEKFMAKLSQEKSSYSNCIVIRWTDMASELIMMCQHDGKFAAIRMNPGHDFSTVINKICARWSDLDPDSVILNYSLNDTDHIILDNDDDLTTMFQNAELAGIDDIMITVRDGAKFFMDEAVQATPTAKSNTTKGKQTMIVDDDDVIPSFCSHKKVKLLSSDWSDGITAVGQRFEGGALDFKNVLRKFAIKRGFEYTLSKNDKVRVTAQCKYRTVKKCMWHVHARIMPGNESFHILGMDLAHTCGFAVRTFTNPHATAELVADLVGDDVRGKHQTKPVDVIKGIKRDYGLNISYHQAWWGIEKARSLVFGDYVKSFSCLKWYVGAAKSTNPGSHIELQIDEETKRFKRLFVAFGACVQGFNQCRPLIFLDATHLKGRYRGTIMAATGKNGNQGIFLICFAIVDGETYENWRWFLEHLRSILVPGRDITFISDRHTGLLMARRDIFPESGHGYCLLHLKRNLRDHLKGTTRAYRERVVSEFVRCAYAPTREIFHQNMTKLLSHYDGKVEEFLTNLRHENWSNAFFRGQRYGEMTSNVAESFNAWIEAERHLPITILVDELRKKIMNLMSERREEASKWGCQICPEMDKRMRASFNESRTWVVSTAGDGVYEVHSFPNVTVDIIRRICSCQKWQLTGFPCAHAVIVLSSSGKDITEYVDPYYFSQTFRASYSTSIHPIPTVWMPERPVVEDFILPPLCKKPPGRPKNKRIPSRGRT, encoded by the exons ATGGTAGATGACGGTTTTTCTCCATATTTAACTCCCATGTCTGTTTCTTCATCCTCGTCCTTATTCATACTCATCCTCGTCCTTCTTCATCCTCGTCCTTCTTCATCATCGTTTCTGAAACAAG GTTGGCCAAccggaaatgaaaaattcatggCTAAATTATCACAAGAAAAAAGTAGTTACTCAAATTGTATTGTGATTAGATG GACTGACATGGCAAGTGAATTAATCATGATGTGTCAACATGATGGCAAGTTTGCAGCCATTCGGATGAATCCAGGGCATGATTTTAGCACTGTCATCAATAAAATATGTGCCCGGTGGTCCGATCTTGACCCAGATTCTGTCATATTGAACTACTCTCTCAACGATACAGATCATATAATATTGGACAACGATGACGATTTGACAACCATGTTCCAAAATGCTGAGCTTGCTGGTATCGATGATATTATGATCACGGTCAGAGATGGTGCAAAGTTTTTCATGGATGAGGCCGTTCAAGCTACCCCTACTGCAAAATCTAATACTACTAAGGGCAAGCAGACCATGATTGTCGACGATGACGACGTCATTCCGTCGTTCTGTTCccacaaaaaagtgaagttgCTATCTTCTGATTGGTCAGATGGTATTACAGCTGTTGGTCAAAGGTTTGAGGGTGGCGCTTTGGATTTCAAAAACGTGTTGCGAAAGTTTGCTATCAAGCGGGGGTTCGAATATACTTTGTCAAAAAATGACAAGGTTCGTGTTACTGCCCAATGCAAATATCGAACGGTCAAAAAATGCATGTGGCATGTGCATGCCAGAATAATGCCGGGGAATGAGTCTTTCCATATCTTAGGTATGGACCTAGCTCACACATGTGGTTTTGCCGTACGGACGTTTACAAACCCGCATGCCACTGCGGAGTTGGTTGCTGACTTAGTTGGCGATGATGTTAGGggcaaacaccaaacaaagcctGTTGATGTTATTAAAGGTATTAAAAGAGATTATGGACTAAATATCTCGTACCACCAGGCATGGTGGGGAATTGAGAAGGCCAGGAGTCTCGTGTTCGGTGACTATGTGAAATCTTTCTCGTGTTTGAAATGGTATGTTGGTGCAGCTAAAAGCACAAACCCGGGCAGCCACATCGAATTGCAAATTGACGAGGAAACTAAACGGTTCAAAAGGTTGTTTGTTGCTTTCGGTGCATGTGTGCAAGGATTCAATCAGTGTCGGCCCCTAATTTTCCTGGACGCAACCCATCTTAAAGGGAGGTATAGGGGGACAATAATGGCAGCCACCGGGAAGAACGGCAACCAAG GAATTTTTCTAATCTGTTTTGCAATTGTTGATGGTGAAACTTATGAAAATTGGCGTTGGTTTTTGGAGCATTTACGATCAATACTTGTGCCTGGGAGGGATATCACCTTCATATCGGACCGTCATACGGGGTTGCTTATGGCTAGGCGGGACATATTTCCAGAGTCCGGTCATGGGTATTGTCTTCTCCACTTGAAGAGGAATTTGAGAGATCATTTGAAAGGAACAACCAGAGCTTATAGAGAGAGGGTGGTGAGTGAGTTTGTTCGATGTGCGTATGCTCCTACACGGGAGATTTTCCACCAAAATATGACTAAGCTTTTGAGTCATTATGATGGTAAGGTGGAAGAATTCCTAACAAATTTACGCcatgaaaattggagcaatgcATTTTTTCGGGGTCAACGGTACGGCGAAATGACATCCAATGTTGCCGAATCATTCAATGCGTGGATCGAGGCTGAGAGGCACCTTCCGATCACAATTCTTGTTGATGAGCTGAGAAAGAAGATCATGAACCTAATGtcagagaggagagaagaagcaAGCAAATGGGGGTGCCAAATTTGCCCAGAAATGGACAAGAGGATGAGGGCATCATTCAATGAGTCGAGGACATGGGTAGTCAGCACAGCCGGTGATGGTGTCTATGAGGTGCACTCTTTTCCTAACGTAACAGTTGACATTATTAGGCGCATTTGCTCATGCCAGAAATGGCAACTTACTGGGTTTCCATGTGCCCACGCTGTTATCGTGCTTTCTTCGAGTGGGAAGGATATTACCGAGTATGTTGACCCCTATTACTTTTCACAAACATTCCGTGCCTCTTACTCCACCTCGATCCACCCGATACCAACTGTGTGGATGCCCGAGCGTCCGGTTGTTGAGGATTTTATACTTCCTCCACTTTGCAAAAAGCCACCCGGACGACCCAAGAATAAGCGAATTCCCTCAAGGGGGAGAACATAA